A region from the Stygiolobus caldivivus genome encodes:
- the cyaB gene encoding class IV adenylate cyclase — MTHIEREVKIKLFSPSLETLLTEFKSKYTFINEENQKDIYYNSPVRDFRFTDEALRIRKNNNRIELTYKGPKLSSQSKSRLEINVQVSSLEDMDTILQKLGFKKVIELEKTRWNFKVSSYTISLDNVKGLGNFLEIEGIDVDEKELLDFVSSFIRENQIKGEQTLKSYLELLVEKNEKADSNPN; from the coding sequence ATGACACACATAGAAAGGGAAGTAAAAATAAAATTATTTAGTCCGTCGTTAGAAACACTTTTAACGGAATTTAAAAGCAAGTATACATTTATTAATGAAGAGAATCAAAAAGATATATACTATAATAGCCCAGTTAGAGATTTCAGATTTACTGATGAAGCCTTGAGGATAAGGAAAAATAACAATAGAATAGAGCTTACATATAAAGGACCTAAACTCTCGTCCCAAAGTAAATCAAGACTTGAGATAAATGTTCAGGTCTCCAGTTTAGAAGATATGGACACAATATTACAAAAATTAGGATTCAAAAAAGTAATAGAATTAGAAAAAACTAGGTGGAATTTCAAAGTAAGCTCTTATACTATATCCTTGGATAATGTCAAAGGTTTAGGCAACTTCTTAGAAATAGAAGGAATTGACGTAGACGAGAAAGAACTGTTAGACTTTGTATCGTCATTTATTAGAGAAAACCAAATAAAAGGAGAACAAACTCTGAAATCATACTTAGAACTATTGGTGGAGAAAAATGAGAAAGCAGATAGCAATCCTAACTGA
- a CDS encoding NOL1/NOP2/sun family putative RNA methylase, giving the protein MNVEEYIKKYDRLFDVSPSFKAKQFAEKYNFLDYMIERYIHMFQGELEDFLYHCSIPLVKSIRCNDLLINCEKLTERMRNKGFELQKVDWLLHGYRVVTVPKSPSLGATLEYLSGFYYIQGLASMVPPYVLSPNENDVVLDMAASPGSKTTQISQLMGNKGLILAVEKSRERIKTLLSNINRMKAKNVILLRTDSKNLVNSSLKFSKILLDAPCSGEGLIPEDPSRKTKTTISDLRRFFVEQLLMVNSAYQLLDDGGTLVYSTCSIAPEEDEAVVNFAIEELGMEVEKIEGYPADDGIEEFMQVKFNPEVKKCIRFYPHKSYTEGFFVCKLRKK; this is encoded by the coding sequence ATGAATGTAGAGGAGTATATTAAAAAGTATGATAGACTTTTTGATGTCTCACCTTCTTTTAAGGCTAAGCAATTTGCCGAAAAATATAATTTTCTAGACTATATGATAGAAAGATATATCCATATGTTTCAGGGAGAACTAGAGGACTTTTTATATCATTGCAGTATTCCTTTAGTGAAAAGTATACGATGTAATGACCTGTTAATTAACTGTGAAAAATTGACAGAAAGGATGCGAAATAAAGGTTTCGAATTGCAAAAAGTGGACTGGTTACTCCATGGTTATCGAGTGGTAACTGTTCCTAAGTCTCCATCTTTAGGGGCTACATTAGAGTATTTATCAGGGTTTTATTATATTCAGGGATTAGCCTCGATGGTTCCTCCGTATGTGTTATCACCTAACGAGAATGATGTAGTCTTAGATATGGCTGCTTCACCGGGGAGTAAAACTACTCAGATATCACAACTAATGGGAAATAAAGGTCTAATCTTAGCTGTAGAAAAATCTAGGGAGAGGATTAAAACCTTGTTGTCCAACATTAATAGAATGAAGGCAAAAAATGTAATATTACTTAGGACAGACTCAAAGAATTTAGTTAATTCTTCGCTAAAATTTTCTAAGATCTTGTTAGATGCTCCTTGTAGTGGAGAAGGCCTGATACCTGAAGATCCCAGTAGGAAAACAAAAACTACTATATCAGATTTAAGGAGATTCTTTGTAGAGCAGCTACTAATGGTTAATTCGGCTTATCAACTCTTGGACGATGGAGGCACTTTAGTGTACTCTACTTGTAGTATTGCACCAGAAGAAGACGAAGCTGTAGTTAATTTTGCAATAGAGGAACTAGGAATGGAAGTAGAGAAGATAGAAGGTTATCCTGCTGATGACGGAATAGAAGAATTTATGCAGGTGAAGTTTAATCCTGAAGTTAAGAAATGCATAAGATTTTATCCTCACAAGTCATATACTGAGGGATTTTTCGTTTGCAAACTAAGAAAAAAATAG
- the radA gene encoding DNA repair and recombination protein RadA: MSTNGDGKKVKSLSDLPGVGQSILNKLVEAGYSTLESVAVASPQDLSVAAGIPQTTAQRIIKEARDALDIRFKTALEVKKERMNTKKITTSSQALDGLLGGGIETRTMTEFFGEFGSGKTQLCHQLSVNVQLPPEKGGLNGKAVYIDTEGTFRWERIEAMSKSVGLDPDTAMNNIYYMRAINSDHQMAIVEDLQELIVKDPAIKLVIVDSVTSHFRAEYPGRENLAVRQQKMNKHLHQLVRLAEMYDLATIITNQVMARPDMFYGDPTVAVGGHTLYHVPGIRIQIKKSRGNKRIARVVDAPHLPEGEVVFAITEEGVRDAEE, encoded by the coding sequence ATGTCAACGAATGGTGATGGAAAGAAGGTAAAGAGCCTTTCAGACTTACCTGGAGTAGGGCAAAGTATTCTTAATAAACTAGTTGAAGCTGGGTATTCTACTCTAGAATCGGTAGCCGTAGCATCTCCACAAGATCTAAGCGTAGCTGCGGGCATACCTCAAACTACTGCACAAAGAATAATAAAAGAAGCAAGAGATGCGCTTGACATTAGGTTCAAGACTGCACTAGAAGTTAAAAAGGAGAGAATGAATACAAAGAAAATTACTACAAGTAGTCAGGCTCTAGATGGATTATTGGGAGGAGGAATAGAAACAAGAACAATGACAGAATTTTTTGGTGAATTCGGTTCAGGTAAAACCCAGTTATGCCACCAGTTAAGTGTTAATGTACAGCTTCCGCCAGAAAAAGGTGGTTTGAATGGTAAAGCTGTTTATATTGATACTGAAGGTACATTTAGATGGGAAAGAATTGAAGCTATGTCAAAATCAGTAGGTCTTGATCCAGACACTGCTATGAATAACATTTACTATATGAGGGCTATAAACTCCGATCACCAGATGGCGATAGTTGAGGATTTACAAGAGTTGATTGTAAAGGATCCAGCGATCAAACTAGTAATAGTGGACTCAGTTACGTCTCATTTTAGGGCTGAATACCCTGGCAGAGAGAACTTAGCAGTTAGACAACAGAAAATGAACAAGCACTTGCATCAATTGGTCAGGTTAGCTGAAATGTATGATTTAGCTACTATAATAACTAACCAAGTAATGGCAAGACCTGATATGTTTTACGGAGATCCAACAGTAGCTGTAGGTGGCCATACACTTTATCACGTCCCGGGCATAAGAATTCAGATTAAGAAAAGTAGGGGGAATAAGAGAATCGCGAGGGTTGTAGACGCTCCGCACTTGCCAGAAGGAGAGGTAGTGTTTGCGATAACAGAAGAAGGCGTAAGGGATGCCGAAGAGTGA
- the ilvA gene encoding threonine ammonia-lyase yields the protein MSWLNYYNEIIKTKELIKDYIHETPLDYSSTLSNLLSAKVYLKMENLQKTGSFKVRGAFSKLIRLSNEEKARGVIAVSAGNHAQGVAYAAKALGIKATIVMPETAPISKYLATKSYGANVVLYGKFLHEGMKKAEEIIRETGAIMVHPYGDLNVILGQGTLGLELLDLKPDIVIVPIGGGGLISGVSIAIKSKLPSVKIIGVQSSASPSLKVSKDLGRLVEIEPSFSIADGILVKSPSKLTYEIVKELVDDIVLVDDEEIANAIMFLLERNKTIAEGAGASTVAALLSGKIDGKGKKMVAVISGGNIDLSLLARIIDKMLYKSKRIVKVKVLVPDKPGYLNKVLSRIAQIRGNVIDVIHDRISSDVKPGYTKIYVMFEIPSGDALSDFLYSLALDGIEAKLVE from the coding sequence ATGTCATGGTTAAATTACTATAATGAAATAATTAAGACTAAGGAGTTAATAAAAGACTATATTCATGAGACTCCGCTGGACTATTCATCTACTTTATCTAATCTTTTAAGTGCTAAAGTATATCTTAAGATGGAAAATCTACAGAAGACCGGTTCGTTTAAAGTTAGGGGAGCTTTTTCCAAGCTAATAAGGTTATCTAATGAAGAAAAAGCTAGGGGAGTTATAGCAGTATCCGCTGGGAATCACGCGCAAGGCGTAGCTTATGCTGCGAAAGCACTTGGAATTAAGGCGACTATTGTGATGCCCGAAACTGCTCCAATTTCTAAATATCTAGCAACTAAATCGTATGGTGCTAATGTCGTATTGTATGGGAAATTTCTTCATGAAGGAATGAAAAAAGCTGAGGAAATTATTAGAGAAACTGGGGCCATAATGGTTCATCCTTATGGTGATTTAAATGTGATATTAGGGCAAGGGACGCTAGGATTAGAGCTACTAGATTTAAAACCGGACATAGTGATCGTCCCTATAGGTGGAGGAGGGCTTATCTCAGGGGTTTCAATTGCGATTAAATCTAAACTACCAAGCGTGAAAATCATAGGAGTTCAATCTTCGGCCTCTCCCTCATTAAAAGTATCAAAGGATTTAGGTAGATTAGTAGAAATAGAACCTTCTTTTTCAATAGCGGACGGGATATTAGTTAAATCTCCCTCTAAATTAACTTATGAAATAGTTAAGGAGCTAGTTGATGATATAGTATTGGTTGATGATGAAGAAATAGCGAATGCAATCATGTTCCTCCTTGAAAGGAACAAGACAATAGCGGAAGGAGCTGGAGCGTCTACAGTAGCTGCGTTGCTTTCGGGAAAGATAGACGGAAAAGGAAAGAAGATGGTGGCGGTAATAAGTGGAGGAAACATAGATTTATCACTATTAGCTAGAATAATAGATAAAATGCTGTATAAATCTAAAAGAATAGTAAAAGTAAAAGTTCTAGTACCTGATAAACCGGGCTACTTAAATAAAGTATTAAGTAGAATAGCTCAAATAAGAGGAAATGTAATTGATGTTATTCACGATAGAATTAGTAGTGATGTGAAGCCTGGATATACAAAGATTTACGTTATGTTTGAAATACCTTCTGGCGATGCTCTATCAGATTTTTTGTATAGCTTAGCTTTAGACGGTATAGAAGCTAAGTTAGTCGAATAA
- a CDS encoding prephenate dehydratase gives MSNDPNGIYFLGPKGSFSNEVADMLEGNKVPLKTISEIFQKVENEDNVIGIVPIENSLEGPVHETLDNLYKYDKIYVNSYVEKEIKLVLAVNNSINKIEDIKRVYSHNHALQEAKAALQRLNLMNIIPVESTSAAALYASKDREAAAICSQYAASLYGLRILMNNIQDNLNITRFIIISKKITINGDRTMIFFNVPHKPGSLYKALEKFYKYNVNLTMIYSRPLKVIPWQYYFYIEFEGELNDIRIKNLIEELRNVVTNIKVKGSYFKLQFQALDFLS, from the coding sequence ATGAGTAATGATCCAAATGGAATTTACTTCCTAGGTCCTAAAGGTAGTTTTTCAAACGAAGTAGCGGATATGTTAGAAGGTAACAAAGTTCCGTTAAAAACAATCTCGGAGATATTTCAAAAAGTGGAAAATGAAGATAATGTAATAGGTATAGTACCAATAGAAAATAGCTTAGAAGGCCCTGTTCACGAGACATTAGATAACTTATATAAATACGATAAAATTTATGTTAACTCCTATGTAGAGAAAGAGATTAAACTAGTCCTAGCTGTGAATAATTCTATAAATAAGATAGAGGATATAAAAAGAGTTTACTCCCATAATCATGCACTTCAAGAGGCCAAAGCTGCATTGCAAAGATTAAATCTTATGAATATTATCCCAGTAGAGAGTACATCAGCAGCAGCCCTATATGCGTCTAAGGATAGAGAAGCCGCTGCTATATGTTCTCAATATGCTGCTTCTCTATACGGATTAAGGATTTTAATGAATAATATTCAAGATAACTTAAATATTACTAGATTTATAATAATATCAAAGAAAATTACTATTAACGGAGATAGGACAATGATATTTTTTAACGTACCCCACAAGCCTGGTTCATTGTATAAAGCATTAGAAAAATTCTACAAATATAACGTTAATTTGACAATGATATATTCAAGGCCTCTTAAAGTTATACCTTGGCAATATTACTTTTACATAGAATTTGAAGGAGAACTAAATGATATTAGGATCAAAAATTTAATAGAAGAACTAAGAAATGTTGTTACTAATATTAAAGTTAAAGGTTCTTACTTTAAATTACAATTCCAGGCTTTAGATTTTCTAAGCTGA
- a CDS encoding HIT family protein → MDVLWAPWRSKYILEASKKKDDTCIFCEFPKSNNDKGHLIVFRAKYNFVILNAYPYNPGHIMVVPYRHVSSLELLSEEESSEMFFIIKRSLKVLRKVYSPDGFNIGANIGRVAGAGIDQHVHVHIVPRWNGDANFMPVIGNIKVLPELLEDTYNKLYVEFNSKDEAFDL, encoded by the coding sequence ATGGACGTATTGTGGGCTCCTTGGAGGTCAAAATATATTTTAGAAGCTTCTAAAAAGAAGGACGATACTTGTATTTTCTGCGAATTTCCTAAATCTAATAATGATAAAGGGCATTTAATTGTATTTAGGGCTAAGTATAATTTTGTAATACTTAACGCATATCCATATAACCCAGGGCATATAATGGTAGTTCCGTATAGGCATGTGAGTAGTTTAGAACTATTATCAGAAGAAGAGTCATCTGAGATGTTTTTTATAATAAAGAGATCATTAAAAGTGTTAAGAAAAGTATATTCACCAGATGGGTTTAACATAGGGGCTAACATAGGCAGAGTAGCGGGTGCTGGTATTGATCAACACGTACATGTGCATATAGTTCCTAGATGGAATGGAGACGCTAATTTTATGCCGGTTATAGGTAACATAAAAGTACTTCCTGAACTCTTAGAAGATACGTATAATAAGTTATATGTTGAATTTAATAGTAAGGATGAGGCCTTCGATCTCTGA
- a CDS encoding SAM hydrolase/SAM-dependent halogenase family protein, whose protein sequence is MRKQIAILTDFGISDNYNGVMEAVIKRNNPEVEITYITPNAREFSIYGGAYLLYTSYRYFKKGTIFLTVIDPGVGTSRKPIIIKTNNYFFVGPDNGVLYPASNEDGIKEIIAITNPRVYLSKKISNTFHGRDIFAISATLLSLNVDLETFGEKITDLVKLSFDYSLEELSDDKIKACGKVIYVDHFGNIATSIRIDNDLSLGKRGKLLFKGKEIDVHQVRTFGESKSQEILVYKNGYSFIEIGINKGSAFNILGLREGDEICVEVSIQADSNHSI, encoded by the coding sequence ATGAGAAAGCAGATAGCAATCCTAACTGACTTTGGTATATCCGATAACTATAACGGAGTAATGGAAGCCGTAATAAAACGAAATAACCCGGAAGTAGAGATAACGTATATAACACCTAACGCTAGAGAATTTAGTATATACGGTGGGGCTTATCTCCTATATACTTCGTATAGATACTTTAAGAAAGGAACGATATTCCTCACAGTAATAGACCCCGGTGTAGGTACATCCAGAAAACCTATAATTATTAAGACTAATAATTACTTCTTTGTGGGACCTGATAATGGAGTTTTGTACCCGGCATCTAACGAAGACGGAATAAAGGAAATAATAGCAATTACTAATCCTAGAGTATACTTATCTAAGAAGATATCAAATACTTTTCACGGTAGAGATATTTTTGCAATTAGTGCTACACTGCTTTCCTTAAATGTAGACCTAGAAACATTTGGGGAGAAAATTACAGATTTAGTAAAGCTTTCATTTGACTATAGCTTGGAGGAATTATCAGACGATAAAATTAAAGCCTGCGGTAAAGTCATTTATGTAGATCATTTCGGGAACATAGCCACATCAATAAGAATAGATAACGACTTGTCTTTAGGCAAGAGGGGTAAACTGCTATTTAAAGGAAAAGAAATAGACGTGCACCAGGTTAGGACATTTGGGGAAAGTAAATCACAGGAAATACTAGTATATAAAAACGGTTACTCGTTTATTGAGATCGGTATTAATAAGGGGAGTGCATTTAATATTCTCGGATTGAGAGAAGGTGATGAGATCTGCGTAGAGGTCTCTATCCAGGCAGATTCCAACCATTCCATCTAG